A window from Fervidicoccaceae archaeon encodes these proteins:
- a CDS encoding nicotinamide mononucleotide deamidase-related protein — protein sequence MKNTLNFEEPPANFNAWIVNLGTELLTGFTQNTNASWLARKLTFLGYAVRRVIVVPDDYIEFKEELIRGIEKGVGVIITTGGLGPTYDDSTLTMISRALSLPLEINDSALQMVKSYYDKLGKELTEERLKMAKMPRGAVPLENPVGAAPGMLLKARNSYIISLPGVPKEMTSIFEKWIEPKLSVWNRNLVTEETLGIRGIMESAIAPYLNSLVRDFPRAYIKTHPRGTEGEPYIVVQIMISSNSAEDLQKDIVKIKERLLEIVRVLGGKIE from the coding sequence GTGAAGAATACGCTCAACTTCGAAGAACCTCCAGCAAATTTTAACGCTTGGATAGTAAACCTAGGAACAGAGCTACTCACAGGATTCACACAGAATACAAATGCGAGCTGGCTAGCAAGAAAACTGACTTTTCTGGGTTATGCTGTCAGAAGAGTAATCGTTGTTCCAGATGACTATATAGAATTCAAGGAAGAGCTGATTAGGGGCATAGAAAAAGGTGTGGGGGTAATCATAACAACTGGAGGACTCGGACCAACATATGATGATTCAACACTCACAATGATATCCAGAGCACTATCTCTTCCGCTTGAGATAAATGACTCAGCTCTTCAGATGGTCAAATCTTACTATGATAAGTTGGGGAAGGAGTTGACAGAGGAAAGACTGAAAATGGCAAAAATGCCCAGAGGCGCTGTTCCTCTGGAAAATCCTGTTGGAGCTGCTCCTGGTATGCTCCTCAAAGCTAGAAACTCCTATATTATTTCCCTGCCTGGTGTTCCCAAGGAAATGACTTCAATATTCGAGAAATGGATTGAGCCTAAGCTCTCTGTATGGAATAGAAATCTTGTTACAGAGGAAACCCTTGGAATAAGGGGGATAATGGAATCAGCAATAGCGCCATATCTCAACTCATTAGTCAGGGATTTTCCCCGGGCATATATAAAGACCCATCCAAGAGGAACGGAAGGAGAACCTTACATAGTAGTCCAGATAATGATCTCCTCCAACAGTGCCGAGGATCTTCAGAAAGATATTGTTAAAATTAAGGAAAGATTGCTAGAAATTGTTAGAGTTCTTGGTGGTAAAATTGAGTAG
- a CDS encoding serine hydroxymethyltransferase, translating into MFDTRKILDDVVSKVALNNRWRRKESINLIASENVMSELAEAVYLSDFMSRYAEGKPRKRYYQGTKYIDDLEIMLSEMIGKSLETQYIETRPISGTIANAAVFRVLGDPGDRALIAPVQAGSHVSHTKFGTLGALGMTQVYMPYDEERMNVDVDKAVKMLREENFKFVVLGGSMYLFPHPVKEISQAAKEKGIKVVYDAAHIFGLIVGGKWRNPLKEGADVVTASTHKTYPGPQGGLIAFSDESLYKAVSKTIFPYFLSNHHLHRIPATLVTHLEMMEFGKEYASAIVDNARALAEALAEEGFKVLGENLGYTQSHQVVIDVSKQGGGAKCAELLERANIITNKNLLPNDPPDAVQNPSGIRLGTQEMTRYGMGKGEMIEIANLMKRILILKEDPDKVSADVKELRRAFLERKYGYTLKDVTHVDDLLLLKG; encoded by the coding sequence TTGTTTGACACAAGAAAAATTCTTGATGATGTTGTCTCAAAAGTTGCTTTGAACAACAGATGGAGAAGAAAGGAGTCAATCAACTTAATAGCAAGCGAGAACGTCATGAGCGAGCTGGCAGAGGCTGTTTACCTAAGTGACTTCATGAGCAGGTATGCTGAGGGGAAACCGAGAAAGAGGTACTATCAGGGAACAAAGTATATTGATGACCTAGAAATAATGCTCTCAGAAATGATAGGAAAATCTCTCGAGACTCAGTACATTGAGACAAGACCAATTAGCGGAACAATAGCTAACGCTGCTGTGTTCAGAGTTCTAGGGGATCCGGGGGACAGAGCACTCATAGCCCCCGTTCAAGCCGGGAGCCATGTGAGCCACACGAAGTTCGGCACACTTGGAGCACTAGGCATGACACAAGTCTACATGCCATATGATGAGGAGAGGATGAATGTGGATGTGGACAAAGCAGTTAAGATGCTGCGAGAGGAGAACTTCAAGTTCGTCGTGCTTGGCGGAAGCATGTATCTATTCCCCCATCCAGTGAAGGAGATATCACAGGCTGCAAAGGAAAAGGGCATTAAAGTCGTGTATGATGCCGCTCATATTTTTGGATTGATAGTAGGAGGAAAATGGAGAAATCCGTTGAAGGAAGGAGCAGACGTGGTGACTGCTAGCACGCATAAGACATACCCCGGTCCACAAGGAGGATTGATAGCATTTAGCGATGAATCCCTCTACAAGGCAGTCTCCAAGACAATCTTTCCCTACTTCCTCAGCAATCATCATCTGCACAGAATCCCAGCTACATTGGTGACCCATCTGGAAATGATGGAGTTTGGAAAGGAATATGCTTCTGCAATAGTGGACAATGCTAGAGCTCTTGCTGAGGCACTAGCAGAAGAGGGGTTCAAGGTTCTTGGAGAGAACCTCGGCTATACGCAGAGCCATCAGGTGGTGATTGATGTCTCTAAGCAAGGGGGAGGAGCGAAGTGCGCTGAGCTCCTGGAGAGGGCAAACATAATTACCAACAAGAACTTGCTTCCAAACGATCCTCCAGATGCTGTGCAGAATCCCAGCGGAATAAGACTCGGTACTCAGGAAATGACGAGGTATGGAATGGGAAAAGGGGAAATGATCGAGATAGCAAACCTGATGAAGAGAATACTGATATTGAAGGAGGATCCAGATAAGGTATCCGCAGATGTCAAGGAGCTTAGAAGGGCCTTTCTTGAGAGGAAGTATGGATACACACTTAAAGATGTTACTCATGTGGATGATCTTCTCCTCCTTAAAGGGTGA
- a CDS encoding RNA-binding domain-containing protein, translated as MQFRVRVEVPVKPTEKEEVILKLIESIITSTDVRIEGEEMGRVALATSPCLSSLTKLHSMLRRERILDSARKYLLSGIHGDTLTFLMHKQALAAGRISFVSNENESPLGPVIVTVVHPRIHEVVDWLAPPTREGKPIKNIDVPQPDCSSE; from the coding sequence ATGCAATTCAGAGTCCGCGTGGAAGTACCTGTAAAACCAACTGAGAAGGAAGAAGTGATACTGAAACTGATAGAATCCATAATAACTTCCACAGACGTAAGAATTGAGGGCGAAGAGATGGGAAGGGTTGCTCTAGCAACCTCCCCCTGCCTATCATCACTAACTAAGCTACATAGCATGCTCAGAAGAGAGAGGATCCTCGATTCGGCCAGAAAGTATTTATTGAGCGGGATCCATGGGGACACGCTCACTTTTCTCATGCACAAACAGGCACTAGCAGCTGGTAGGATCTCGTTTGTGAGCAATGAGAATGAATCACCATTGGGTCCCGTTATTGTAACAGTGGTTCATCCAAGAATTCATGAAGTTGTAGATTGGCTTGCCCCTCCTACAAGGGAGGGAAAACCCATAAAGAACATCGATGTCCCTCAGCCTGACTGCAGCAGTGAATAG
- a CDS encoding AAA family ATPase, whose product MGSKAVVLVAGMPGSGKSIVTSYLRKKGYKSFSMGDVVREIADERGVEKTQENMLRIAEEIRSKYGPAGVAALLIERIKDTEPPIVIDGVRSIHEIKYFGRVWNCIHVVALYSPPWLRFQRIRERNRPGDPMKFEEFLQRDMKELSFGLGTVLALCDTLIINEGTKRDVEIALEKNMERIEKCNSESAWKYL is encoded by the coding sequence ATGGGCAGTAAAGCTGTTGTCCTTGTGGCTGGGATGCCTGGTTCAGGAAAATCTATCGTAACATCATATCTGAGGAAGAAAGGATATAAATCATTCAGCATGGGTGATGTGGTTAGAGAAATTGCTGATGAGAGAGGAGTCGAAAAAACACAGGAGAACATGCTAAGAATAGCTGAGGAGATAAGGAGCAAATACGGTCCAGCAGGCGTGGCTGCTCTATTGATAGAGAGGATCAAGGATACTGAACCCCCCATTGTTATAGATGGAGTGAGAAGCATACATGAAATAAAATATTTCGGAAGAGTTTGGAACTGCATTCATGTTGTTGCCTTATACTCTCCTCCTTGGCTTAGATTCCAGAGGATCAGGGAGAGAAACAGGCCAGGAGATCCAATGAAGTTCGAGGAGTTTCTCCAGAGAGACATGAAGGAGCTCTCCTTTGGACTTGGGACTGTCTTGGCGCTGTGCGATACACTCATCATTAACGAAGGTACAAAAAGGGATGTTGAAATCGCTCTAGAAAAAAACATGGAGAGGATAGAAAAATGCAATTCAGAGTCCGCGTGGAAGTACCTGTAA
- a CDS encoding DUF1641 domain-containing protein: MESDSNEIEIQAIKDLLEIAVELKKSGILGMLKEMLSDSQKALSGMQADTSLLRLGVLLGAMLEASRRLNSDKIADLKENTEDTALCLLSTVSSSSPQKAPRLGILGLLKEMRDPKVQKGLGYLVELLKNMGSCLGELEAEKIKRKS; encoded by the coding sequence ATGGAATCCGATTCCAATGAAATTGAAATTCAAGCCATTAAGGATCTATTGGAAATAGCTGTAGAGCTAAAGAAATCTGGTATTCTGGGAATGCTGAAGGAAATGCTATCCGACTCACAGAAGGCGCTTTCCGGGATGCAGGCTGATACGAGCCTTCTTAGGCTGGGAGTCCTGCTTGGAGCTATGCTTGAGGCCTCCAGGAGGTTGAATTCGGACAAGATAGCTGACTTGAAAGAGAATACAGAGGATACAGCACTATGCCTCCTAAGCACGGTTTCCTCATCATCACCCCAGAAGGCTCCCCGCCTGGGCATTTTAGGACTTCTGAAAGAAATGAGAGATCCCAAAGTTCAGAAAGGACTGGGATACTTGGTGGAGTTGCTTAAAAACATGGGATCTTGCCTGGGTGAGCTGGAAGCCGAAAAGATAAAAAGGAAAAGCTAA
- a CDS encoding FAD-dependent oxidoreductase codes for MSKKIVILGGGAGGVVAALALADAKRKHNLDMDIVVINRDEWHYMPPLWMDIALEGISIDETRAPLYSLESYGVKFVKGEATKIDPEKNSVHLNDGRTMDYEYLFVTLGLRNGWDAIPGYERAGFHNYEPESALELNKAIRNFRGGKVVLTVPELPFRCGIYPMEFSTVLGHKFQVRGIKAEILILSPKIHDGRDISWALGKDIGNLWQKYFEKHQIEIKTHDGIERVDDERKLVITRNYEENYDLLIKVPPPRPPKVLEDPVFLFDEDKRFVKARTKDFRHPEHENIFLTGEHSMPPVGLGTAGVFVDTATYKAATLFLNEQYGVEDIHEIHPVACVAYCGDKGFLGLCEIELKGEKYDWSNCYNIAENFAMRLVKRGFYKGWLDRFKF; via the coding sequence TTGTCAAAGAAAATTGTTATTCTGGGAGGAGGAGCTGGTGGAGTAGTTGCTGCTCTTGCGCTGGCTGATGCCAAGAGGAAGCACAATCTGGACATGGACATCGTGGTAATAAACAGGGATGAATGGCACTACATGCCTCCCCTTTGGATGGATATAGCTCTGGAGGGGATATCCATCGATGAGACAAGAGCCCCGCTTTATTCTCTAGAGAGCTATGGCGTAAAGTTTGTGAAGGGTGAAGCCACAAAAATTGATCCAGAGAAGAACAGCGTTCATCTAAATGATGGAAGAACGATGGACTACGAATATCTCTTTGTTACTCTCGGCTTGAGGAATGGATGGGATGCTATACCTGGATATGAGAGAGCTGGTTTTCATAACTATGAACCGGAAAGTGCTCTGGAGCTGAACAAGGCCATAAGGAATTTCAGAGGAGGAAAAGTTGTGCTGACAGTTCCAGAACTGCCTTTCAGATGTGGCATATATCCAATGGAGTTCTCAACAGTTCTTGGACACAAGTTCCAGGTAAGAGGAATTAAGGCAGAGATCCTAATACTTAGTCCAAAAATCCATGATGGAAGAGACATTTCATGGGCTCTAGGGAAGGATATAGGCAATCTCTGGCAGAAGTATTTTGAAAAGCATCAAATTGAAATAAAAACTCACGATGGGATTGAGAGGGTTGATGATGAAAGGAAACTAGTAATAACTAGGAACTATGAGGAAAATTATGATCTCTTGATAAAAGTTCCCCCTCCAAGGCCTCCAAAAGTTCTCGAAGATCCTGTATTTCTGTTTGATGAAGACAAAAGATTCGTGAAGGCGAGGACAAAGGATTTCAGACACCCTGAACATGAGAACATTTTCCTGACAGGGGAGCATTCAATGCCTCCAGTCGGGCTTGGAACTGCTGGAGTCTTCGTTGACACTGCAACATATAAAGCAGCCACCTTGTTCTTAAATGAGCAGTACGGAGTGGAGGATATACATGAAATTCATCCAGTAGCATGTGTAGCTTATTGCGGTGATAAGGGTTTTCTCGGCCTCTGTGAAATTGAGCTCAAAGGAGAGAAATATGATTGGAGCAACTGCTACAATATCGCTGAGAACTTTGCAATGAGATTGGTGAAGCGTGGCTTCTACAAGGGTTGGCTTGATAGATTTAAATTTTGA
- the cca gene encoding CCA tRNA nucleotidyltransferase — protein MTIAEPELRVLRWVKPRDEDKERAQKAFEDIRERMQRILSSNYSSPFDIRLQGSIAKDTWLRNDPEMDIFVIFEEEMSREDFKKIVEKAAKEMADLNPRISYAEHPYLTLSKDGFNIDIVPSLKMKESGRPRTAVDRTPLHTKFVLEHTDENLRDEIRLVKAFMKGTGVYGAEVKVGGFSGYLAELLTIKFGGFRELLDEAAKWRSHVIISFESDQNTIKQLRKRYPESPMILPDPADPLRNVAAALTRKKMAELSLASTLYLERPSLYYFSQKTELLLLEEAKKLPLEIYSDHTVVLDVKLKSTPHPDILWGELKRSSKSIRGILERNNFNVIRCDCWTDERERALIACLIEEKMLEPLGSINGPPFFTKENSIEFLQKYMTIPMAGPWFEDDGRLHALYIRYKRSPLQLLKDRLDEVLAGDLKSGEIRLYRLNSEKMSAEDEASRWLLLFQIGKPRWLLPRYLQELRGETEERVLFQ, from the coding sequence ATGACCATTGCCGAACCAGAGCTGAGAGTTCTGAGATGGGTAAAGCCGAGAGATGAAGATAAGGAAAGAGCTCAGAAAGCCTTCGAAGACATAAGGGAGAGAATGCAGAGAATACTCTCATCAAACTACTCTTCTCCCTTCGATATTCGCCTTCAAGGGAGCATTGCTAAGGACACCTGGCTCAGAAATGATCCGGAAATGGACATCTTCGTAATATTTGAAGAGGAAATGTCTAGGGAGGATTTCAAGAAAATCGTTGAAAAAGCAGCTAAGGAAATGGCGGATCTAAATCCCAGAATCTCATATGCTGAGCATCCCTATTTGACTTTGTCTAAGGATGGTTTCAACATTGACATTGTCCCATCACTGAAAATGAAGGAGAGCGGTAGACCAAGGACAGCTGTTGATAGAACCCCCCTGCATACAAAATTTGTTCTAGAGCACACTGATGAGAATTTGAGAGATGAGATAAGACTAGTCAAGGCATTCATGAAGGGAACAGGTGTGTATGGTGCAGAAGTTAAGGTTGGAGGCTTTTCCGGGTATCTTGCTGAGCTTTTAACTATTAAATTTGGAGGCTTCAGAGAACTGCTGGATGAAGCAGCCAAATGGAGATCTCATGTAATTATTAGCTTTGAGTCAGATCAGAATACTATCAAGCAGCTCAGAAAAAGATACCCAGAATCACCCATGATACTACCAGATCCAGCCGATCCCCTAAGAAATGTAGCTGCTGCTCTAACACGGAAAAAAATGGCAGAACTTTCTCTCGCTTCAACTCTCTATTTAGAAAGACCCAGCTTGTACTATTTCTCACAGAAAACGGAGCTGCTTCTTCTCGAAGAGGCGAAAAAATTGCCGCTGGAAATTTACAGCGACCACACAGTTGTCCTAGATGTCAAGCTAAAGAGCACACCTCATCCGGACATTCTCTGGGGGGAGCTCAAGAGGTCATCCAAATCAATTCGAGGAATCCTAGAGAGAAACAATTTCAATGTCATTCGCTGTGACTGCTGGACAGATGAAAGAGAGAGAGCGCTTATAGCATGCTTAATCGAGGAAAAGATGCTGGAGCCCTTAGGCAGCATTAATGGTCCTCCCTTCTTTACAAAGGAGAACTCCATTGAATTTCTTCAAAAGTACATGACTATTCCAATGGCTGGACCATGGTTCGAAGATGACGGAAGACTTCATGCCCTTTACATCCGCTACAAAAGGTCTCCTCTGCAGCTCCTAAAAGATAGGCTAGATGAGGTCTTGGCTGGAGATCTGAAGAGTGGAGAAATTAGACTGTACAGATTGAATAGCGAAAAGATGTCTGCAGAGGATGAAGCATCTAGATGGCTTCTCCTTTTTCAGATTGGAAAGCCCAGGTGGCTGTTGCCCAGATATCTCCAGGAACTAAGGGGAGAAACTGAGGAAAGAGTTCTCTTTCAATGA
- the thpR gene encoding RNA 2',3'-cyclic phosphodiesterase yields MKRVFIAVEVKNPALINKLIEIERSIEYLGVPIKMVEPENLHITLVFIGEVEEDIVEEIKSAISEVVSPPISAQLVGMGAFPTIHSPRVVWVGIKRGSQEIVQLQKKVESALREHRISFEKERNFVPHLTLGRVKGKRNIEKLASFIEKNADMVFGDEEFNEIKLKESILTPKGPIYKDLFIQKMLG; encoded by the coding sequence TTGAAGAGAGTTTTCATAGCAGTTGAGGTGAAAAATCCAGCCTTGATAAACAAGCTGATAGAAATAGAGCGATCCATCGAATATCTGGGAGTTCCAATAAAGATGGTTGAGCCTGAGAACCTACACATAACGCTTGTCTTCATAGGGGAGGTAGAGGAGGATATTGTTGAGGAGATCAAATCAGCAATCAGCGAAGTAGTGAGCCCTCCAATCTCTGCCCAGCTGGTAGGAATGGGGGCTTTTCCGACGATCCATTCTCCAAGAGTTGTCTGGGTTGGAATAAAAAGAGGCTCTCAGGAAATAGTGCAGCTACAGAAAAAAGTTGAATCTGCATTGAGAGAACATAGGATTAGTTTTGAAAAAGAGAGAAACTTTGTTCCACATCTAACCTTGGGGAGAGTTAAGGGAAAAAGGAACATTGAAAAGCTTGCTTCCTTCATAGAGAAAAATGCTGATATGGTTTTTGGAGATGAGGAATTCAATGAAATAAAGCTGAAGGAGAGCATTCTTACTCCAAAGGGTCCAATATATAAGGATCTCTTCATTCAAAAAATGCTCGGATGA
- a CDS encoding pyridoxal-phosphate dependent enzyme yields MEFSFTCPNCGFTSKKPTKDWKCPNCGAPLNAIAKRTPRIRSILGEGNTPSLKVRKENRDLIFKLEYLNPSGSFKDRGTAFTAQYFLAKEKCSSFVEDSSGNTGVSTAAYAAKLGIKANIFAPKTIAPTKAKLLSLLGATLHITETREQAYESALRMIREDSSACYIGHMVNPLFNFGMSFMIEEVLRSWGGGFTDVVLPLSSGTLLLGIYQGFQRNLKRNGFMPKLWAVQPTRINYLRGKAKIVRDASGPSDLADALVVSNPPRLNDIVSAINSSGGGAIIVNDEDIKFGMRALYSMGLLVEPSSAVIWPALEHLEKSGLIGNKVLVPLTGSGLKYIDLINL; encoded by the coding sequence TTGGAATTCAGTTTCACCTGTCCAAACTGCGGCTTTACCTCCAAGAAACCTACCAAGGATTGGAAATGCCCCAACTGTGGAGCTCCACTGAACGCTATTGCGAAGAGGACCCCCAGAATAAGAAGCATTTTGGGAGAGGGAAATACCCCATCATTGAAGGTGAGAAAAGAGAATAGGGATTTGATATTCAAGCTAGAATATCTCAATCCATCGGGAAGCTTTAAGGATAGGGGGACAGCCTTCACAGCTCAGTATTTCCTTGCGAAGGAGAAGTGCTCCTCGTTTGTCGAGGACTCCTCTGGGAATACCGGTGTGTCAACAGCAGCATATGCTGCAAAGCTTGGAATTAAAGCAAACATATTCGCTCCAAAGACAATTGCTCCTACAAAAGCCAAGCTGCTCTCTCTGCTAGGAGCAACGCTCCATATAACCGAAACTAGAGAACAAGCATATGAAAGCGCTCTGAGAATGATTAGAGAGGATAGCAGTGCATGCTATATAGGGCACATGGTGAACCCTCTATTTAATTTTGGGATGTCGTTCATGATTGAAGAAGTTCTCAGAAGTTGGGGAGGAGGATTTACAGATGTCGTCCTTCCTCTGTCTTCAGGCACCCTGCTTCTTGGAATTTATCAAGGTTTTCAGAGGAATCTAAAGAGAAATGGTTTCATGCCAAAGCTCTGGGCTGTGCAGCCAACCAGGATAAACTATTTGAGAGGAAAGGCCAAAATAGTGAGAGATGCCTCAGGTCCCTCAGATCTAGCAGATGCCCTTGTTGTCTCCAATCCCCCCAGGCTGAATGACATAGTCAGTGCCATAAATTCCTCAGGAGGAGGAGCTATCATTGTCAATGATGAAGACATTAAGTTTGGGATGAGAGCTCTCTACTCCATGGGACTCCTCGTCGAACCTTCAAGTGCCGTGATATGGCCTGCGCTCGAGCACTTGGAGAAGAGTGGGCTTATCGGAAACAAGGTCCTCGTCCCTCTGACAGGTTCTGGACTGAAATATATAGATTTAATCAATTTGTGA
- the cas4 gene encoding CRISPR-associated protein Cas4, with translation MSADSSSSELFSFLLKKFYIERLKDYNERISDMKNPKIIYVTDLTYCPLKRDYRREYTELSFQFEPYMILGDMVHRGIQEQLSDMGYEIEKEFSLDVNVDGELYTIKGRIDAYSPESIVEIKTARSGIGLPHEHHMMQLKIYMKMTGVTKGTLIYVTPDRFAEYSVSSANIDLAELVRRHLSKEKVPLWNWECRSCIYSRFCPFSQA, from the coding sequence TTGAGTGCAGATTCAAGCTCTTCAGAACTTTTCTCTTTTCTTTTGAAGAAATTCTATATAGAGAGGCTGAAGGATTACAACGAAAGAATATCCGACATGAAAAATCCAAAAATCATATATGTAACCGATCTAACTTATTGTCCTCTGAAGAGGGATTACAGGAGAGAGTACACTGAGCTCTCCTTTCAATTCGAGCCATATATGATTTTGGGAGATATGGTCCACAGAGGAATTCAAGAGCAATTGAGTGATATGGGATATGAAATCGAGAAGGAATTTTCCCTCGATGTGAATGTAGATGGAGAGCTCTACACTATCAAGGGAAGAATTGACGCTTACTCTCCCGAGAGCATTGTTGAAATAAAGACAGCGAGATCGGGCATAGGACTCCCGCATGAACATCACATGATGCAGTTGAAAATCTACATGAAGATGACTGGAGTGACGAAAGGAACGCTAATCTATGTGACTCCAGACAGGTTCGCCGAGTACTCAGTATCCTCAGCTAATATAGATTTAGCAGAATTGGTGAGAAGGCATTTAAGCAAGGAGAAAGTTCCACTCTGGAACTGGGAGTGCAGGAGCTGCATATATTCTAGGTTCTGCCCGTTCAGCCAGGCATGA
- a CDS encoding ribbon-helix-helix domain-containing protein, which produces MKRTITIKLSDEILSMIDELVASGKYKNRSQVLVKALEDFVIKERFAVSYLPIVNDEEKAKGTA; this is translated from the coding sequence TTGAAGAGAACGATAACAATCAAGCTCTCAGATGAAATACTGTCAATGATCGATGAGCTTGTTGCATCAGGTAAATACAAGAATAGGTCTCAGGTTCTGGTCAAAGCGCTTGAGGATTTTGTTATAAAGGAAAGATTTGCTGTTTCCTATCTTCCAATTGTGAATGATGAGGAGAAGGCAAAAGGAACTGCCTGA
- a CDS encoding helix-turn-helix domain-containing protein → MSENGFNPLDLISAEIGSMTKLLHLMGLGKREINIYLYLLTTGPSTAREIAQSLSIPYSKAYDSLSKLERLGWVLRGEGRPRKFYSVSIKEIWEETKRNIETRMLEIEEKLIPLIERVASAQSPLFKIVLIGEEEIHRSFKKMLEWKGKEISIAIAHQELLEEEILELISALWGERARILLTRDVLESLRGQVKLKETKLRVIKEMFGSGIIGGGIMLVFRNGGRLSGLWSDHAYFVDLGRVYFEYLWSQSRDVSK, encoded by the coding sequence ATGAGTGAAAATGGTTTCAATCCCCTTGATCTCATCTCAGCAGAAATTGGCTCAATGACAAAGCTTCTTCATCTCATGGGTTTAGGGAAGAGGGAGATCAACATATATTTGTATTTACTGACAACTGGCCCCTCAACAGCTAGAGAAATAGCGCAGTCTCTCTCCATTCCTTACTCCAAGGCATACGACTCGCTATCAAAACTAGAGAGATTGGGTTGGGTGCTGAGAGGAGAGGGGAGACCACGGAAGTTCTATTCAGTCAGCATAAAGGAGATATGGGAGGAGACAAAAAGGAATATTGAAACCAGAATGCTGGAAATAGAGGAAAAGCTAATTCCATTGATCGAGAGGGTAGCATCAGCTCAGTCACCTCTATTCAAAATTGTCCTCATAGGAGAGGAAGAAATTCACAGATCTTTCAAAAAGATGCTCGAGTGGAAGGGAAAGGAGATTTCCATCGCCATAGCTCACCAGGAGCTTCTTGAAGAGGAAATTCTCGAACTCATTTCTGCGCTATGGGGAGAAAGGGCAAGAATTCTCCTCACAAGGGATGTACTTGAATCGCTCAGAGGCCAAGTGAAGCTCAAAGAGACCAAGCTGAGAGTGATAAAAGAGATGTTCGGAAGTGGCATCATAGGAGGAGGAATCATGCTCGTTTTTCGCAATGGAGGAAGGCTCTCCGGTCTATGGTCAGATCATGCTTACTTCGTCGATTTGGGTAGAGTCTACTTCGAATATCTTTGGTCCCAATCTAGAGATGTCTCAAAATAA
- a CDS encoding 50S ribosomal protein L40e yields the protein MKDPVLVNIVAKRVLDKMVCRRCGALNPIGATKCRRCGSKSLRPKKKKLGMKKG from the coding sequence GTGAAGGATCCAGTGCTGGTAAACATTGTGGCAAAGAGAGTCCTTGATAAAATGGTGTGCAGAAGGTGCGGTGCCCTTAATCCAATTGGAGCAACGAAGTGCAGAAGGTGCGGAAGCAAGAGCCTGAGGCCCAAGAAGAAGAAGCTGGGCATGAAGAAAGGCTGA